In Nitrosophilus alvini, the following are encoded in one genomic region:
- a CDS encoding VWA domain-containing protein: protein MRLLYPEFIFLMLIPSLILLYLILTNKNEIERIFKPEIFEKLKIDASVSKKAKIAILFMALFFMIVAISRPVIKNGYEEYQKNSDTVVIALDISRSMLAEDVYPNRLEFSKNKILRLLDMLKGDEVAVVAFSKDSFLVSPPTSDIKALKYLVSRLDTKSITSEGTDFVTAIETINSLLVDKNEKKAVIFTDGGDQEEFSKELELCEKAGLKIWIDLVGSFKGVPIKSDNGLLKDKDGKIVITRANRLIEKIAQKSGGGLFISGYSKDDIVKIYNETFKNGAGGGKTVKVPKMQELYYYPLGIALFLLFTAFFSFPSKKVSIVLFLSLFSAGLESKAGILDFDYIKRAKESYERKDFEKSIKYFKKIAESKHSAQSLYDLANACYKAKKYDEAIRYYNMVETKDLELERFKLYNLGNCYFQKGDFPKAIYFYEKSLQIKDDEDARYNLMLAKKMMEKHKKSKKENKKSAKEQKKRKSFETKNSEKKKKEEKKSMQKRNRSKKNSDGFENTAILSGMEEKKWIEEIQKNQMPALLYPLKSGKKEKSDEKPW, encoded by the coding sequence ATGAGGCTTTTATATCCTGAGTTTATATTTTTGATGCTTATACCATCTTTGATACTTCTTTATTTGATACTTACAAACAAAAATGAGATAGAGAGAATTTTCAAGCCTGAAATTTTTGAAAAACTTAAAATTGATGCTTCTGTAAGCAAAAAGGCAAAAATAGCCATTCTTTTTATGGCTCTCTTTTTTATGATAGTTGCGATTTCAAGACCGGTGATAAAAAACGGTTACGAAGAGTATCAAAAAAATTCAGATACCGTTGTTATAGCTTTGGACATTTCACGCTCCATGCTTGCTGAGGATGTCTATCCGAATCGTCTAGAGTTTTCAAAGAACAAAATATTGAGACTTCTGGATATGCTAAAAGGAGATGAAGTTGCCGTTGTCGCCTTTTCAAAAGACTCATTTTTGGTCTCTCCTCCCACAAGCGATATAAAAGCTTTGAAGTATCTCGTATCAAGGCTTGATACGAAAAGTATCACATCTGAAGGGACGGATTTTGTAACAGCGATAGAGACGATAAACTCTTTGCTGGTAGACAAAAATGAGAAAAAAGCCGTAATTTTTACAGATGGCGGAGACCAGGAAGAGTTTTCAAAAGAGTTGGAATTATGCGAAAAAGCAGGTTTGAAAATATGGATTGATCTGGTCGGCTCTTTTAAAGGTGTTCCGATAAAGAGTGATAATGGCCTTTTGAAAGACAAAGATGGAAAAATCGTTATAACAAGAGCTAATCGCCTGATAGAAAAGATAGCACAAAAAAGCGGAGGAGGGCTTTTTATAAGCGGATATTCAAAAGATGATATCGTTAAAATCTACAATGAAACATTCAAAAATGGTGCAGGGGGAGGCAAGACCGTAAAGGTGCCAAAAATGCAGGAACTCTATTATTATCCGCTAGGTATTGCACTCTTTTTGCTATTTACGGCTTTTTTCTCTTTTCCTTCGAAAAAAGTGTCCATAGTGCTTTTTCTATCACTCTTTTCTGCCGGCTTGGAATCAAAAGCCGGTATTTTGGATTTTGACTATATAAAGAGAGCAAAAGAGAGTTATGAGAGAAAAGATTTTGAAAAGAGTATCAAATATTTTAAAAAGATTGCAGAGTCCAAACACTCGGCGCAAAGTCTCTATGACCTTGCAAATGCCTGCTATAAAGCAAAAAAATATGATGAAGCCATCAGGTATTATAATATGGTCGAAACAAAAGATCTGGAGCTTGAAAGATTCAAACTGTACAATCTCGGAAACTGCTATTTTCAAAAAGGCGATTTCCCCAAGGCGATCTACTTTTATGAAAAGAGTCTCCAAATCAAAGATGATGAAGATGCAAGATACAATCTAATGCTTGCAAAAAAGATGATGGAAAAACACAAAAAGAGCAAAAAAGAGAACAAAAAGAGTGCTAAAGAGCAGAAAAAACGAAAGAGTTTTGAAACAAAAAATAGCGAAAAAAAGAAAAAAGAAGAGAAAAAGAGTATGCAAAAAAGGAATCGCAGCAAAAAAAATTCAGACGGCTTTGAAAATACAGCAATTCTAAGTGGCATGGAAGAGAAAAAGTGGATAGAAGAGATACAAAAAAATCAAATGCCGGCTCTTTTGTATCCTTTGAAATCCGGAAAAAAAGAGAAGAGCGATGAGAAACCCTGGTAA
- a CDS encoding vWA domain-containing protein, whose protein sequence is MNSFAFEYPWVLILLPLYIICIKKCPAKESALLFPHISMFESVTSKKRFLTQFLKNSTVFLTIVSLAGPVVIDTSMSLKRKGYDIALAIDASSSMKKEGFDKENPHKSRFDVVKELVKDFVEKRKNDNLALIVFGSFAYTASPLTYEKKILNSVIDYLNIGIAGNKTAIIDALIQSVALLKKSEAKSKVIILLTDGLDTASKAPLRVALDMAQKHGIKIYAVAIGDENSIDNNLLGKIAQKSGGEFFYASNAKDLKNIYKKIDELEKSEIRGDIAAKKEPLYIYIQFVAILCLLFYIYFYGRRGI, encoded by the coding sequence ATGAATAGTTTTGCTTTTGAGTATCCATGGGTTTTGATTCTTTTGCCGCTTTATATAATATGTATCAAAAAATGCCCTGCCAAAGAGAGTGCGCTGCTTTTTCCGCATATCTCTATGTTTGAAAGCGTAACATCAAAAAAAAGATTTTTGACACAGTTTCTGAAAAACAGCACCGTTTTTTTGACCATCGTCTCTCTTGCAGGACCTGTAGTTATAGATACAAGTATGAGTCTGAAAAGAAAAGGTTATGATATAGCTTTGGCAATAGATGCAAGCTCATCTATGAAGAAAGAGGGATTTGACAAAGAAAATCCGCATAAAAGCAGGTTTGACGTTGTAAAAGAGCTTGTAAAGGATTTTGTCGAAAAACGTAAAAATGACAATCTTGCACTTATAGTCTTCGGAAGTTTTGCTTATACCGCATCACCGCTTACATATGAAAAAAAGATTTTAAATAGTGTGATAGATTATCTGAATATTGGAATTGCCGGAAACAAAACCGCAATAATCGATGCTCTGATCCAGTCTGTTGCCCTTTTAAAAAAGAGTGAAGCAAAGTCAAAAGTCATAATACTCCTCACAGACGGACTCGATACTGCAAGCAAAGCTCCGCTCCGGGTCGCTCTTGACATGGCGCAAAAACATGGTATAAAAATATATGCTGTAGCTATAGGAGATGAAAATAGTATAGACAACAATCTGCTTGGAAAAATTGCCCAAAAGAGCGGCGGAGAGTTTTTCTATGCCTCAAATGCAAAAGATTTGAAAAATATTTATAAAAAGATCGATGAGCTTGAGAAATCGGAAATAAGAGGCGATATAGCTGCAAAAAAAGAGCCCCTGTATATATATATTCAATTTGTAGCGATTCTTTGTCTGCTTTTTTATATCTATTTTTACGGCAGAAGAGGCATTTAA
- a CDS encoding DUF58 domain-containing protein, whose translation MDLKAKKIIIKARRQIFGEISGNNLSMFKGEGFDFAELREYEAGEDIKKIDWMITAKLQKPYVKIYHEERELNVVSATMLDGNTYFGSRRFKYETIAHIVALLGFSAVKNSDRFSSYIFADRLYSKVSPSKTVFGVKKSVEEITLFNPLKKRADYHILAKTLFRQIKRRSLIFIIGDFLEEFDLTLLSKKHEVVCIVVRDRLEEDPPDMGMINLYDPNSGKSALFDIDAKSIKRYKKEIVKKDAFLYKHLRKNRIRFVKIYTDEEPFVKLARLFGKV comes from the coding sequence TTGGATTTGAAAGCAAAGAAGATTATTATCAAAGCCAGACGGCAGATTTTTGGTGAAATTTCCGGTAATAATCTCTCGATGTTCAAAGGCGAAGGTTTTGATTTTGCAGAACTCAGGGAGTATGAGGCTGGAGAAGATATCAAAAAAATCGACTGGATGATAACCGCAAAGCTTCAAAAACCGTATGTCAAAATCTATCACGAAGAGAGAGAACTCAATGTTGTGTCAGCTACAATGCTCGACGGAAACACGTATTTTGGTTCCAGAAGATTTAAATATGAGACGATAGCCCATATTGTAGCACTTTTAGGTTTTTCTGCAGTCAAAAACAGTGACAGATTCTCTTCTTATATATTTGCAGACAGGCTTTACAGTAAGGTTTCACCTTCAAAGACCGTTTTTGGTGTCAAAAAAAGCGTTGAAGAGATAACGCTCTTTAATCCTTTAAAAAAAAGAGCCGATTATCATATACTTGCAAAGACTCTGTTCAGACAGATCAAAAGAAGATCTCTGATATTTATAATAGGAGATTTTCTTGAAGAGTTTGATTTGACTCTGCTTTCGAAAAAACATGAAGTTGTCTGCATAGTTGTCAGAGACAGACTTGAAGAAGATCCGCCCGATATGGGAATGATAAACCTATACGATCCCAATAGCGGAAAAAGCGCTCTTTTTGACATCGACGCGAAAAGTATAAAGAGATACAAAAAAGAGATAGTAAAAAAAGATGCATTTTTGTATAAACATCTGAGAAAAAACCGAATAAGATTTGTCAAAATATATACCGATGAAGAGCCGTTTGTAAAACTTGCAAGGCTTTTTGGAAAAGTATGA
- a CDS encoding AAA family ATPase, producing the protein MREKIKRLKSEIKKVVVGQEKMIDSLLAGLLCSGHILLEGVPGLAKTTTVNALAKTLGLDFKRVQFTPDLLPSDIIGAEIYDPKNNDFKIKKGPVFTNILLADEINRAPAKVQSALLEVMQERQVTIGEKTFKIERPFLVMATQNPVEQEGAYNLPEAQLDRFMLKLVIGYNTKEEELEIARRVANDAFEEIEQVMQKDDLMRIRDEVKKIHIDEDVEKYIIDLVFATREPEKYGLKNIKDYIEFGASPRASIDMYKASRAVAYLRDKDFVSPLEIAYIAKEVLRHRIVLSYEAEAEGVTSDYIVEKVLEKVAIP; encoded by the coding sequence ATGAGAGAGAAGATAAAGAGGCTCAAGTCTGAAATAAAAAAAGTTGTAGTGGGTCAGGAGAAGATGATAGACTCTCTTTTGGCAGGTCTTTTATGTAGTGGGCATATACTTCTTGAAGGAGTTCCCGGGCTTGCAAAAACAACCACGGTAAATGCACTTGCAAAAACTTTGGGACTGGACTTCAAAAGGGTACAGTTTACTCCGGATCTTCTACCTAGCGATATTATAGGAGCTGAGATATACGACCCGAAAAACAATGATTTTAAGATAAAAAAAGGCCCTGTCTTTACAAATATTCTGCTTGCAGATGAGATAAACAGGGCCCCTGCAAAGGTACAGTCGGCTCTTTTGGAAGTTATGCAGGAACGCCAGGTTACCATTGGCGAGAAAACATTTAAAATTGAGAGGCCTTTTTTGGTTATGGCGACCCAAAATCCAGTAGAACAGGAAGGTGCATACAACCTTCCCGAAGCGCAGCTTGACAGGTTTATGCTAAAGCTTGTAATCGGATACAACACAAAAGAAGAAGAGCTTGAAATCGCGAGAAGAGTAGCAAACGACGCTTTCGAAGAGATAGAACAGGTGATGCAAAAAGATGATCTGATGAGGATTCGTGACGAGGTAAAAAAAATACATATAGACGAAGATGTTGAAAAGTATATCATAGATCTTGTTTTTGCCACCAGAGAACCTGAAAAATACGGGCTTAAAAACATAAAAGATTATATAGAGTTCGGTGCAAGTCCAAGAGCCAGTATTGATATGTATAAAGCGAGCAGAGCTGTAGCGTATCTAAGAGACAAAGATTTTGTCTCTCCTTTGGAGATAGCGTACATTGCCAAGGAAGTTTTGAGACACAGAATAGTTTTGAGCTATGAAGCTGAAGCTGAAGGTGTGACGTCTGATTATATTGTCGAAAAAGTTCTGGAAAAAGTTGCAATTCCATAA
- a CDS encoding Gfo/Idh/MocA family protein, with protein MKIAIVGLGVMGKNHYRVLSSIPEARIVGVCDPFVKTDLPTEHFEDIQKMIDDKKPDAVIIATPTFTHKEIALKCIENGVDIFIEKPAASTIEDAMEINENVLKAGIKSAVGHVERFNPVVKALKAELKGKEIYSLDITRVGPFPPRIADVGILTDLAVHDIDLIRFLTDKKIIRKNIFKSKKIHNHHEDNAILSFELEEEVIANITTNWLTPFKKRKIEVATADAYFEADLITQDLVEYSSFKTNNSYVVRNCFVKKEEPLYKELTAFVNYVKNGERGDLATIEDSIRTLELSTLQ; from the coding sequence ATGAAAATAGCGATAGTGGGTCTAGGTGTGATGGGTAAAAACCATTATAGGGTTCTTTCATCTATACCCGAAGCCAGAATTGTAGGAGTATGTGACCCTTTTGTAAAGACTGACCTGCCTACAGAACATTTTGAAGATATACAGAAAATGATAGATGATAAAAAACCTGATGCCGTAATTATAGCAACTCCAACTTTTACACATAAAGAGATTGCACTCAAATGTATAGAAAACGGAGTCGATATATTTATAGAAAAACCTGCTGCATCAACTATAGAAGATGCCATGGAGATAAATGAAAATGTTTTGAAAGCGGGCATAAAAAGTGCGGTAGGGCATGTAGAGAGATTCAACCCTGTTGTAAAAGCACTGAAAGCGGAGCTTAAAGGCAAAGAGATATACAGTCTGGATATTACAAGAGTAGGCCCCTTCCCTCCCAGAATAGCAGATGTGGGAATACTTACCGATCTGGCCGTTCACGATATTGATCTGATTCGGTTTTTAACAGATAAAAAAATTATCAGAAAAAATATATTTAAATCAAAAAAGATACATAATCATCACGAAGACAATGCAATACTATCTTTTGAACTTGAAGAGGAAGTTATAGCAAATATAACAACCAACTGGCTTACTCCATTTAAGAAAAGAAAAATAGAAGTGGCGACTGCAGATGCTTATTTCGAGGCAGATTTGATAACACAGGATCTTGTTGAATATTCATCTTTTAAAACCAATAACTCATATGTGGTCAGAAACTGCTTTGTCAAAAAAGAAGAGCCCCTTTATAAAGAGCTGACTGCATTTGTCAATTATGTCAAAAACGGTGAAAGAGGTGATCTTGCTACAATAGAGGACAGTATAAGAACTCTTGAACTTTCGACTCTACAGTAG
- a CDS encoding DegT/DnrJ/EryC1/StrS family aminotransferase → MEIAFIDLKAQYKKYKEEIDKEINEVLESAQFIQGPKVKALEENLSSYTGSKHSISCSSGTDALLLSLMALDVGLGDEVITTPFTFIATAEVIAFLKAKPVFVDIDEQTYNIDVSKIEEKITDKTKAIIPVSLYGQPADMDEINEIAKKYNIAVIEDACQSFGAEYRGKKSCNLSDIGCTSFFPSKPLGCYGDGGAVFVNDEEMAKKIKSISIHGQSRRYEHQYIGINGRLDAIQAAVLNVKLKYFDEEVKKRVEIAKRYTKMLEDIVTTPCIKDDRTSVYAQYSIRVQDRDSVAKKLNEDGIPTAVHYPKPLHLQPAFSYLGHKEGDFPVSEKISKEIMSLPMSPFLKEEEQNYIIEKLKGIIK, encoded by the coding sequence ATGGAAATAGCTTTTATCGATTTAAAAGCACAGTATAAAAAATATAAAGAAGAGATAGATAAAGAGATAAATGAAGTGTTGGAATCTGCACAGTTTATTCAGGGTCCCAAAGTAAAGGCTCTAGAAGAAAATCTGAGTTCTTATACAGGATCAAAACACTCTATAAGCTGTTCAAGTGGGACAGATGCTCTTCTTCTCTCTCTCATGGCTTTGGATGTAGGTTTGGGTGATGAAGTTATAACAACGCCTTTTACCTTTATAGCTACTGCGGAAGTTATAGCTTTTTTGAAAGCAAAGCCTGTATTTGTAGATATTGATGAGCAGACATATAATATAGACGTATCAAAAATTGAAGAGAAGATTACCGATAAAACTAAGGCTATAATTCCTGTCAGTTTGTATGGTCAGCCTGCCGATATGGATGAAATAAATGAAATAGCAAAAAAATATAATATTGCGGTTATTGAAGATGCTTGCCAAAGTTTCGGTGCAGAATACAGAGGCAAAAAGAGCTGCAATCTCTCCGATATCGGGTGTACAAGTTTTTTCCCTTCCAAACCTCTTGGATGCTATGGAGACGGCGGGGCTGTTTTTGTCAATGATGAAGAGATGGCAAAAAAGATAAAATCCATTTCCATTCACGGTCAGTCCAGAAGGTATGAACACCAGTACATAGGGATAAATGGACGACTAGATGCTATTCAGGCCGCCGTTTTGAATGTAAAGCTGAAATATTTTGATGAAGAGGTGAAGAAAAGAGTTGAAATAGCGAAAAGATATACCAAAATGCTTGAAGACATCGTTACAACCCCCTGTATCAAAGATGACAGGACTTCTGTCTATGCGCAATATTCCATAAGGGTTCAAGATAGAGACAGTGTGGCAAAAAAATTGAATGAAGACGGAATCCCTACAGCTGTTCACTATCCTAAACCTCTGCATCTTCAACCGGCTTTTTCATATCTCGGGCATAAAGAGGGTGATTTTCCGGTTTCAGAAAAGATATCAAAAGAGATCATGAGTCTGCCTATGAGTCCATTTTTAAAAGAGGAAGAGCAAAACTATATCATAGAGAAACTAAAAGGCATAATCAAATGA
- a CDS encoding PilZ domain-containing protein codes for MEITIKKLKNSLHDSCKFFNQYKLSFVENFSKYVKEINSPLLPSNMFNTIAINLFDVLFTEDSEQIERKLSTLITDLLKNEVDIKNAITKTLLEMIKDYTDFIIKNNISLMKLKILITLIDKYIEIIDRAYASYFEKMKEELKSVKNETVKINKEIIYHALEKLNQQKTQIEMIAFYKELPVICKSRIIRKIREMAVIDISECQYTTIFKGKKSLYIKTDLLPKALKADILSFDFNNEAMTIGNFELIDLPQEKRKNVRVEPKEPIPASIYFKYEKKSATIIDLSVKGLGIIVADAVDLKRGDTIKVGFILNGNYLRPEAIIAYVEDTENKTKHIGVILRLEKKDEEFLSEYIIKRQFEILKEIKNF; via the coding sequence ATGGAAATAACTATAAAAAAATTGAAAAACAGTCTTCATGACTCATGCAAATTTTTCAATCAGTATAAACTCTCGTTTGTAGAGAATTTCTCAAAATATGTCAAAGAGATAAACTCTCCACTGCTTCCATCAAATATGTTCAATACAATAGCTATAAATCTTTTTGATGTACTTTTTACGGAAGATTCTGAACAGATAGAGAGAAAACTTTCAACTCTAATAACCGACCTTTTAAAAAATGAGGTGGATATTAAAAACGCTATAACGAAAACACTTCTTGAAATGATAAAAGACTATACAGATTTTATAATTAAAAATAATATATCTTTAATGAAATTAAAAATATTGATAACTTTGATAGATAAGTATATCGAAATAATAGATAGGGCATATGCATCATATTTTGAGAAAATGAAAGAAGAGTTAAAAAGTGTTAAAAACGAGACTGTAAAAATAAATAAAGAGATAATATATCACGCCCTAGAAAAACTCAACCAACAAAAAACACAGATTGAGATGATCGCCTTTTACAAAGAACTTCCCGTAATATGTAAAAGCAGGATTATAAGAAAAATAAGGGAGATGGCAGTTATAGATATTTCAGAGTGTCAATACACAACAATATTTAAAGGAAAAAAATCGCTTTATATTAAAACTGATCTTTTACCAAAAGCTCTAAAAGCAGATATATTATCATTTGACTTCAACAATGAAGCGATGACAATAGGCAATTTTGAACTTATAGATTTACCTCAGGAAAAAAGGAAAAACGTACGAGTTGAACCGAAAGAGCCGATACCCGCTTCAATCTATTTTAAATATGAAAAGAAGAGTGCAACAATAATTGACCTCTCTGTAAAAGGCCTCGGGATTATTGTTGCTGACGCAGTCGATTTAAAAAGAGGAGACACTATCAAGGTAGGTTTTATACTCAATGGCAACTATTTAAGACCTGAAGCAATTATAGCCTATGTAGAAGACACCGAAAATAAGACAAAACATATAGGTGTAATACTTCGTCTTGAAAAAAAAGATGAAGAGTTTCTTTCAGAGTATATTATAAAAAGACAGTTTGAGATTTTGAAAGAGATTAAAAACTTTTAA
- a CDS encoding beta-ketoacyl-ACP synthase III yields MYAAFRSVGSYVPEKTLTNKDLEKMVDTSDEWITKRTGIKTRHIADENETTSDLGVKAAINALERARIEKSDIDMIICATISPDYLCMPSTACMIAKKLEIADIPAFDVSAACSGFIYALATAKSFIESGMAKNILIVGAEKLSSIVDYTDRTTCVLFGDGAGAAIISATENKEEAIIDINISSDGKYYDFLITPGCGTKNPCNEETIKKRLNFIKMKGNETFKVAVRTLSNDVIEIMKKNSIDSSKIDHFIPHQANYRILKAVADTLNIADEKIVLTVSKYGNTSSASIPMAMSDIYKEGKLKKGDLMLLDAFGGGFTWGSALVPFSPLH; encoded by the coding sequence GTGTATGCTGCATTCAGATCTGTAGGCTCTTATGTACCCGAAAAAACCCTTACAAACAAAGATCTTGAAAAAATGGTCGATACTTCAGATGAATGGATAACAAAAAGAACAGGTATTAAAACTAGACACATAGCTGATGAAAATGAGACTACAAGTGATCTGGGTGTAAAAGCAGCTATAAATGCACTTGAAAGAGCCCGAATCGAAAAAAGTGATATAGATATGATAATTTGTGCCACTATTTCGCCTGATTATTTATGTATGCCTTCTACTGCATGCATGATTGCAAAAAAACTCGAGATTGCAGATATACCAGCATTTGATGTGAGCGCTGCATGCAGCGGATTTATTTATGCTCTTGCCACGGCAAAATCTTTTATAGAATCAGGTATGGCAAAAAATATACTTATCGTAGGTGCTGAAAAACTTAGCTCAATCGTTGACTATACTGATAGAACGACTTGTGTCCTCTTTGGAGACGGGGCAGGTGCTGCAATTATCAGTGCAACAGAAAACAAAGAAGAAGCTATTATTGATATAAACATATCTTCCGATGGTAAATATTATGATTTTCTTATAACTCCCGGATGCGGAACAAAAAATCCTTGCAATGAAGAGACGATAAAAAAGAGGCTTAATTTTATCAAAATGAAAGGGAACGAGACTTTTAAAGTTGCTGTCAGGACTTTAAGCAACGATGTTATAGAGATTATGAAAAAGAACAGTATCGACAGCAGCAAAATAGACCATTTTATTCCGCACCAGGCTAATTATAGAATATTGAAGGCAGTTGCCGATACATTAAATATTGCCGATGAAAAAATTGTTCTTACAGTTTCAAAATATGGCAATACATCTTCTGCTTCTATTCCTATGGCAATGAGCGATATATATAAAGAAGGAAAGTTAAAAAAGGGCGATTTGATGCTTCTTGATGCTTTCGGTGGCGGTTTTACATGGGGAAGTGCCCTTGTTCCTTTTTCACCGCTTCATTAA
- the plsX gene encoding phosphate acyltransferase PlsX, whose translation MVKVAIDAMGGDFGPYPIVEGVILALKERKFEPILVGDEKKIKSLLPETLQNRVKIIDADDVIDMNDAATEALKRKESSIYKAVELVRNKEADAVVSAGHSGATMSLATLRIGRLKYLSRPAIATLMPTSKYKKSLVLDVGANVDCKPEHLFEFGVMGEAYAKSLLKVENPKVGLLSNGEEETKGNELTKEAFKLLKKLPSFVGNVEGNNIFDGSVDVVVCDGFTGNIVLKTAEGVADAISHFMKDHIKKSPVRIAGAMLMKKVFRLLKKEIDYSEYGGAPLIGVKGCAIISHGKSTPIAIKNAIFQAINYVESEVNKNIEERLKEVVTK comes from the coding sequence ATGGTAAAAGTTGCTATTGATGCAATGGGTGGGGATTTCGGACCCTATCCAATTGTAGAAGGCGTTATTCTGGCTCTGAAAGAGAGAAAGTTTGAACCTATATTGGTGGGGGATGAGAAAAAGATAAAATCTCTTCTCCCGGAAACTTTGCAAAACAGAGTAAAAATAATTGATGCAGATGATGTTATAGATATGAATGACGCTGCTACGGAGGCTCTTAAAAGAAAAGAGAGTTCTATATACAAAGCAGTGGAGCTTGTCAGAAACAAAGAGGCTGATGCGGTTGTTTCAGCAGGACATAGCGGTGCTACTATGAGTCTTGCGACACTTCGTATAGGAAGGCTCAAATATCTTAGCAGACCGGCGATTGCTACATTGATGCCTACTTCCAAATATAAAAAAAGCCTTGTACTAGATGTTGGTGCAAATGTGGACTGTAAGCCTGAGCATCTTTTTGAGTTTGGAGTTATGGGTGAAGCATATGCCAAATCTCTTTTGAAAGTTGAAAATCCAAAAGTAGGTCTTCTTTCAAACGGTGAAGAGGAAACTAAGGGGAATGAACTGACAAAAGAGGCTTTCAAGCTTTTGAAAAAACTGCCTTCATTTGTAGGAAATGTTGAAGGAAACAACATTTTTGATGGAAGTGTAGATGTAGTTGTCTGTGATGGGTTTACGGGCAATATTGTTTTGAAAACAGCAGAAGGCGTAGCTGATGCCATAAGCCATTTCATGAAAGACCACATAAAAAAATCTCCTGTCAGAATTGCCGGTGCGATGCTAATGAAAAAAGTATTCAGACTTCTGAAAAAAGAGATAGACTATAGTGAATATGGTGGTGCTCCTTTGATAGGTGTGAAAGGGTGTGCTATCATAAGTCACGGAAAAAGTACCCCGATTGCGATAAAAAACGCTATTTTTCAGGCTATAAACTATGTTGAATCGGAAGTGAACAAAAACATAGAAGAAAGACTCAAGGAAGTAGTTACAAAATAA
- the ndk gene encoding nucleoside-diphosphate kinase: protein MERTLSIIKPDAVNKGVIGKIIDRFETNGLRIAAMKKIALTKEDAAKFYEVHKERPFFNDLVEYMTSGPVVVMVLEGENAVAKNRELMGATNPKEAAPGTIRADFAESIEANAVHGSDSLENAQKEIRFFFAEREIL, encoded by the coding sequence ATGGAAAGAACACTTTCTATTATCAAGCCGGACGCTGTAAATAAGGGTGTAATCGGAAAGATAATCGACAGATTTGAAACTAATGGGCTTAGGATTGCTGCAATGAAAAAAATTGCATTGACAAAAGAGGATGCGGCAAAGTTTTATGAAGTTCACAAAGAGAGACCTTTTTTTAATGATTTGGTTGAATATATGACAAGTGGACCGGTAGTTGTTATGGTGCTTGAAGGTGAAAACGCCGTTGCAAAAAACAGAGAGCTTATGGGTGCGACCAATCCTAAAGAAGCAGCTCCAGGAACGATAAGAGCCGACTTTGCCGAAAGTATTGAGGCAAATGCCGTACATGGAAGCGACTCTTTGGAAAATGCACAAAAAGAGATAAGATTTTTCTTTGCGGAAAGGGAAATCCTCTAA
- a CDS encoding 4Fe-4S dicluster domain-containing protein yields the protein MAVKITDICINCGACIDECPVEAIVDDEDNPTGEEIYYVYPDKCVECVGYHDTPACAEACPTEGCIVWDECKEGQTCKDDRGEPGTPVIE from the coding sequence ATGGCGGTAAAAATTACAGATATTTGCATCAATTGCGGTGCTTGTATTGATGAATGTCCTGTTGAAGCGATTGTTGATGATGAGGATAATCCAACTGGCGAAGAGATCTATTATGTATATCCTGATAAATGTGTAGAGTGTGTTGGATATCATGATACTCCAGCCTGTGCAGAAGCATGCCCTACTGAAGGATGTATAGTCTGGGATGAGTGCAAAGAGGGACAAACTTGCAAAGATGACAGAGGCGAGCCCGGAACTCCTGTAATCGAATAA